A region of Brevundimonas sp. NIBR10 DNA encodes the following proteins:
- the lpxI gene encoding UDP-2,3-diacylglucosamine diphosphatase LpxI (LpxI, functionally equivalent to LpxH, replaces it in LPS biosynthesis in a minority of bacteria.), whose amino-acid sequence MTASRLGLIAGGGALPLAIAARCEAEGRSLFVIRLTGFADPHLVRYPGADIGMAELGKALAALKAAGCGAVCFAGTVNRPDFKALKPDLKGATLLPGIIAAATKGDDALLRKILSVFENEGYAVEGADDILGGETLPQGALGVVIPTNEQLSDLRKALYVAEKAGELDIGQGTVVCDGLVLAVEAQEGTDAMLTRVADLPADLRGAPGAPKGALGKAPKPIQDLRVDMPVIGTRTLELASAAGLAGVGGVAGRLILIDRPALIETADRLGLFVWGEPGPAIAGSPS is encoded by the coding sequence GTGACCGCATCCCGGCTCGGCCTGATCGCCGGTGGCGGCGCGCTCCCCCTGGCCATCGCCGCCCGATGCGAGGCGGAAGGGCGTTCGCTGTTCGTCATCCGCCTGACCGGTTTCGCCGATCCGCATCTGGTCCGCTATCCGGGCGCAGACATCGGCATGGCCGAGCTGGGCAAGGCATTGGCGGCGTTGAAGGCCGCCGGCTGTGGCGCGGTCTGTTTCGCGGGCACGGTCAACCGCCCCGACTTCAAGGCGCTGAAGCCCGACCTCAAGGGCGCGACCCTGCTGCCCGGCATCATCGCCGCCGCGACCAAGGGCGACGACGCCCTTTTGCGCAAGATCCTGTCCGTGTTCGAGAACGAGGGTTACGCCGTCGAGGGCGCCGACGACATCCTGGGCGGCGAGACCTTGCCACAGGGCGCGCTCGGTGTTGTCATTCCCACGAATGAGCAGCTTTCCGACCTCAGGAAAGCCCTGTATGTGGCCGAAAAAGCAGGGGAACTCGATATCGGCCAAGGCACCGTCGTCTGCGACGGACTGGTCCTCGCCGTCGAGGCCCAGGAGGGCACCGACGCCATGCTGACCCGCGTCGCGGATTTGCCCGCAGATCTGCGCGGTGCGCCCGGTGCCCCCAAGGGTGCGCTCGGCAAGGCCCCCAAGCCGATCCAGGACCTGCGTGTCGACATGCCCGTCATCGGCACCCGAACCCTGGAACTCGCCTCGGCCGCCGGGCTGGCGGGCGTCGGCGGTGTGGCGGGTCGGCTGATCCTGATCGATCGCCCGGCCCTGATCGAGACCGCCGACCGTCTGGGGCTGTTCGTCTGGGGTGAGCCCGGGCCTGCGATCGCAGGATCGCCCTCATGA
- the dxr gene encoding 1-deoxy-D-xylulose-5-phosphate reductoisomerase, with protein sequence MIRRRVSVLGSTGSVGCSTLDLMDQAEAAGTGAFQVEVLTGGANVARLAEQARRWKPRLVVIADPARLPDLRDALVGTDIETASGDAAVVEAATRPVDWVMAAIVGAAGLRSTWAAAATGATLALANKESLVCCGPRLIERVRSSGGRLIPVDSEHSAIFQVFPAEAPERVARLILTASGGPFRQTSLVDMARMTPEQAVAHPNWSMGAKISIDSATMANKGLETIEAAYLFDMTADRIDVVVHPESIIHSMVEYVDGSTLAQMGPPDMKTPIACALAWPNRLAWPAPRLDLAALGRLTFEAPDETRFPALKLAREALSAGGTAPTVFNAANEVGAYAFLDRKLGFLNIAVVVAETLERTTCEGMTSATDDACDAALAVDAEARRIARAIIERRAMAA encoded by the coding sequence TTGATCCGGCGTCGCGTCAGTGTCCTGGGTTCGACGGGCTCGGTCGGCTGTTCGACGCTTGATCTGATGGATCAGGCCGAGGCTGCCGGCACGGGTGCCTTCCAGGTTGAGGTCCTGACCGGCGGGGCCAATGTCGCCCGGCTCGCCGAACAGGCGCGTCGGTGGAAGCCCCGCCTCGTGGTCATCGCCGATCCCGCCCGCCTGCCGGACCTGCGCGACGCACTCGTCGGAACCGATATCGAGACCGCCTCCGGTGACGCCGCCGTTGTCGAGGCCGCGACCCGTCCGGTCGACTGGGTCATGGCCGCCATCGTCGGCGCGGCGGGTCTGCGTTCCACCTGGGCGGCGGCGGCGACCGGTGCGACCCTGGCCCTGGCCAACAAGGAAAGTCTGGTCTGCTGCGGCCCCCGCCTGATCGAGCGGGTCCGGTCCAGCGGCGGCCGGCTGATCCCCGTCGATTCCGAACACTCCGCCATCTTCCAGGTCTTCCCGGCCGAGGCCCCCGAACGTGTGGCCAGGCTGATCCTGACCGCTTCGGGCGGCCCGTTCCGCCAGACGTCTCTCGTAGACATGGCCCGGATGACGCCGGAGCAGGCTGTCGCCCATCCCAACTGGTCGATGGGAGCCAAGATTTCGATCGACAGCGCCACCATGGCCAACAAGGGGCTGGAGACCATCGAGGCCGCCTATCTGTTCGACATGACCGCTGACCGGATCGACGTCGTGGTGCATCCGGAATCGATCATCCACTCCATGGTCGAGTATGTCGACGGCTCGACCCTGGCCCAGATGGGCCCGCCAGACATGAAGACGCCGATTGCCTGTGCCCTGGCCTGGCCCAACCGCCTGGCCTGGCCGGCGCCAAGGCTGGATCTCGCCGCGCTCGGTCGATTGACCTTCGAGGCCCCCGACGAGACCCGCTTCCCGGCCCTGAAGCTGGCGCGCGAGGCTCTGTCGGCCGGGGGTACCGCACCGACAGTGTTCAACGCCGCCAACGAGGTCGGCGCCTATGCCTTCCTCGACAGGAAGCTTGGCTTTCTCAATATTGCCGTAGTCGTCGCCGAAACCCTTGAGCGCACGACGTGCGAGGGGATGACATCGGCTACCGACGACGCCTGCGACGCGGCCCTGGCCGTCGACGCCGAGGCCCGCCGGATCGCCCGCGCCATCATCGAGCGCCGCGCGATGGCCGCGTGA
- the fabZ gene encoding 3-hydroxyacyl-ACP dehydratase FabZ, whose translation MSDVTAINDRIDYAEVMRRLPHRYPFLLIDKAEDFVPATSITGIKNVTHNEPFFQGHFPIDPVMPGVLIVEAMAQTGALLMSKTMDVAVADKVIMFMSIDGVRFRKPVRPGDQLRMKVIVTRARGDAYKFRGETFIDDKLAAEAEFMAMVVKVDQPAT comes from the coding sequence ATGAGCGACGTCACCGCCATCAACGACCGCATCGACTACGCCGAGGTCATGCGCCGCCTGCCGCACCGCTATCCCTTCCTGCTGATCGACAAGGCCGAGGATTTCGTGCCCGCCACCTCGATCACCGGCATCAAGAACGTCACCCACAACGAGCCCTTCTTCCAGGGGCATTTCCCGATCGACCCGGTCATGCCCGGCGTCCTGATCGTCGAGGCCATGGCCCAGACCGGGGCCCTGCTGATGTCCAAGACCATGGACGTCGCCGTGGCGGACAAGGTCATCATGTTCATGTCCATCGACGGCGTGCGGTTCCGCAAACCCGTCCGGCCCGGCGATCAGCTGCGCATGAAGGTGATCGTCACCCGTGCCCGGGGCGACGCCTACAAGTTCCGGGGCGAGACCTTCATCGACGACAAGCTGGCCGCCGAGGCGGAATTCATGGCGATGGTGGTCAAGGTCGACCAGCCCGCGACATGA
- a CDS encoding OmpH family outer membrane protein yields the protein MKLLAIGAVALASLVATAASAQTAGPANVGPAIPGVCVYFNQQLLAQSTVGQSVQARMQQLATEVEGELTPYATTIQTEAQALQSGAAAIPADQLQTRRQQLQQRIQEAQQLEETRRNELQYTLSEQRRLISAGVEPILVAVYQEKGCGILIDRESVFIMNPAMDVTGDVIARLNTALPSLSFNRLPVPVQQAQ from the coding sequence ATGAAACTTCTCGCCATCGGCGCCGTCGCGCTGGCTTCGCTCGTTGCCACCGCCGCTTCGGCCCAGACCGCCGGTCCGGCCAACGTCGGCCCCGCCATCCCGGGCGTCTGCGTCTACTTCAACCAGCAGCTTCTGGCCCAGTCGACCGTCGGTCAGTCGGTCCAGGCTCGCATGCAGCAGCTGGCCACTGAAGTCGAAGGCGAGCTGACGCCCTATGCCACCACCATCCAGACCGAAGCCCAGGCGCTCCAGTCCGGTGCGGCCGCCATCCCCGCCGACCAGCTCCAGACCCGCCGTCAGCAGCTGCAACAACGCATCCAGGAAGCCCAGCAGCTGGAGGAAACCCGCCGCAACGAGCTCCAGTACACCCTCAGCGAACAGCGCCGCCTGATCTCGGCCGGCGTCGAGCCGATCCTGGTCGCCGTCTACCAGGAAAAGGGCTGCGGCATCCTGATCGACCGCGAGAGCGTCTTCATCATGAACCCGGCCATGGACGTGACGGGCGACGTGATCGCCCGCCTGAACACCGCCCTGCCGTCGCTGAGCTTCAACCGCCTGCCGGTCCCGGTCCAGCAAGCCCAGTAA
- the lpxA gene encoding acyl-ACP--UDP-N-acetylglucosamine O-acyltransferase, which translates to MSTIHPTALVHPSAELADGVQIGPWCTVGPGVALAENVTLISHVVLQQDTTVGASTTIHPFAVIGGDPQHNGYKGEPVRLEIGADNSIREHCTFNRGTPQGSGVTRVGSNGLFMTGAHVGHDAVVGDNVVMANNATLGGHAQVGNKVFLGGLCAVHQNGRVGQGAIVGGLAAVTRDVIPYGSAWGNHARLHGLNLIGLKRKGYGKDAVRRLLAAFRDLFEGEGVFADRLDGVEQTYADLPEIMEIVAFIRDGGKRPLCLPGD; encoded by the coding sequence ATGAGTACGATCCACCCCACGGCCCTGGTCCACCCGTCCGCCGAACTGGCCGACGGCGTCCAGATCGGGCCCTGGTGTACGGTCGGCCCCGGCGTTGCCCTTGCCGAGAACGTGACGCTGATCAGCCATGTCGTGCTGCAACAGGACACAACGGTCGGTGCCAGCACCACCATCCATCCCTTCGCCGTCATCGGCGGCGACCCCCAGCACAACGGCTACAAGGGCGAGCCGGTGCGTCTGGAGATCGGCGCGGACAACAGCATCCGCGAGCACTGCACCTTCAATCGGGGCACGCCGCAAGGCTCGGGCGTCACCCGCGTCGGCTCCAACGGCCTGTTCATGACCGGTGCCCACGTCGGGCACGATGCCGTCGTCGGCGACAATGTCGTCATGGCCAACAACGCCACCCTCGGCGGCCATGCCCAGGTCGGGAACAAGGTCTTCCTCGGCGGCCTGTGTGCCGTGCATCAGAACGGCCGGGTGGGGCAGGGGGCGATCGTTGGCGGTCTGGCGGCCGTGACGCGCGACGTCATCCCCTACGGCTCGGCCTGGGGCAACCACGCCCGCCTGCACGGCCTCAACCTGATCGGCCTCAAGCGCAAGGGTTACGGCAAGGACGCGGTACGCCGCCTGCTGGCCGCTTTCCGCGACCTGTTCGAGGGTGAGGGCGTCTTCGCCGACCGCCTGGACGGTGTCGAACAGACCTACGCCGACCTGCCCGAGATCATGGAGATCGTCGCCTTCATCCGTGACGGCGGCAAACGCCCGCTCTGCCTGCCGGGCGACTGA
- a CDS encoding M50 family metallopeptidase, translating into MLNLLGQILIYIVPFLLVLTFIVTIHELGHYGVARLFKVKMDRFAIGFGRALFSRTDKRGVEWRIGWIPAGGYVKFSGDLDASSVPDAAGLAELRQRVIAEEGPAAVCDYFHFKPVWQRALITAGGPAANFILAIVIFTVLFATFGDQISPPRVVNVVPGSAAASAGFRPGDLILEANGDPVRRGEDVIRVVTLNSATPVRFVVERGGQRVPLIATPVRTLTEDAVAGQIKVGRIGLEMGYRRDEIRAIRYNPIEAVCAAVRQTGDVLGTTFTYIGRIFSGRESGDLLNGPLGIAKAAGGISQQATAGEAPAGLKAANLALTLIQFAAILSIGIGFINLMPIPVLDGGHLVFYAYEAVAKKPVAAKVQEAGYRVGLALLAGLMLFATWNDLQKLNLFKFLGGLVS; encoded by the coding sequence ATGCTGAACCTTCTGGGTCAGATCCTGATCTACATCGTGCCGTTCCTGCTCGTGCTGACGTTCATCGTCACAATCCACGAACTGGGCCACTACGGCGTCGCCCGCCTGTTCAAGGTCAAGATGGATCGGTTCGCCATCGGCTTCGGCCGGGCCCTGTTCAGCCGCACGGACAAGCGCGGTGTCGAATGGCGCATCGGCTGGATCCCCGCCGGCGGCTATGTGAAATTCTCGGGCGACCTGGACGCCTCCAGCGTGCCGGATGCCGCAGGTCTCGCCGAGCTTCGCCAGCGTGTGATCGCAGAAGAGGGGCCCGCCGCTGTCTGCGACTATTTCCATTTCAAGCCGGTCTGGCAGCGCGCCCTGATCACCGCTGGCGGCCCGGCCGCCAACTTCATCCTGGCCATCGTCATCTTCACCGTTCTGTTCGCGACCTTCGGCGACCAGATCAGTCCGCCGCGCGTCGTCAACGTCGTGCCTGGCTCGGCTGCCGCCAGCGCGGGCTTTCGGCCCGGCGACCTGATCCTGGAGGCCAATGGGGATCCGGTGCGGAGGGGCGAGGACGTGATCCGCGTCGTGACCCTGAACTCCGCCACGCCCGTCCGCTTTGTCGTCGAGCGGGGAGGCCAGCGCGTGCCGCTGATCGCCACCCCGGTCCGCACCCTGACCGAGGACGCCGTGGCGGGCCAGATCAAGGTGGGCCGTATCGGTCTTGAGATGGGCTATCGCCGCGACGAAATCCGCGCCATCCGCTACAATCCGATCGAGGCCGTGTGTGCCGCCGTGCGCCAGACGGGCGACGTACTGGGCACCACCTTCACCTATATCGGCCGCATCTTCAGCGGGCGAGAGTCGGGTGACCTGCTCAATGGCCCTCTCGGCATCGCCAAGGCCGCAGGCGGCATCAGCCAGCAGGCCACGGCCGGAGAGGCCCCTGCGGGCCTGAAGGCCGCCAACCTCGCCCTGACGCTTATCCAGTTCGCCGCCATACTTTCGATCGGAATCGGCTTCATCAACCTGATGCCCATCCCCGTCCTGGACGGAGGTCACCTGGTTTTCTACGCCTACGAAGCTGTGGCGAAGAAACCCGTGGCGGCCAAGGTTCAGGAGGCGGGGTACCGGGTCGGTCTTGCTTTGCTGGCGGGTTTGATGTTGTTCGCCACCTGGAACGACTTGCAGAAGCTGAACCTGTTCAAATTCCTCGGCGGGCTCGTCAGTTGA
- the bamA gene encoding outer membrane protein assembly factor BamA has protein sequence MTDTRAFATLAARSRAPLCSVTALVVAAGLATTAQAQTAPPAPAISPQPLAAAPQAAPAPRPAETGVVNRILVNGNQRIDQTTVLSYLPIQPGDTVDPVVLDVALRTLQRTQLFADIQLGLQPNGDLVVSIVENPIINQIVFEGNSALSEKKLTEEVTLSPRGIYTRAKVQEDVGKIIELYRLSGRISATVSPKLVQLEQNRVDVIFEIDEGPETGLQAITFMGNTAYSDSELREVMVSKESAWYRLFSSNDNYDPNRLDYDREQLRKFYTNRGYYDFRVVSGVAELVPDDSAFGITLTVDEGDKYNFGEISVVTENDRLNADFLKLLIPIKTGDLYESDKIESSVDALTFAAGSAGYAFVDIRPTYRANPETNLVDVTFNISEGQRVYIDRINVVGNNRTLDYVVRRELMLTEGDAFNRTLVERSRNNLRALGFFKDVEIKEERGSAPDRSVVNVTVTEQPTGELSVGAGFSSAESYTINLGITERNFRGRGQNVVARAEWGSLRQQIDFRFTEPKFLGRDVGAGFDLFHSRYDFQEESSFDYRSTGAGLRLSFPINGYTRLSTRYFIKDDEIIVPTGYCNTGGSGSRALCEQVGASLNSSVGYTIGIDRRNDPIRPTRGWSGTLRQDLAGVGGDVNYVKTEVEGTYYYGITPSWIVSVAGSAGYVGGWAGDAVRINDRFFRGGNTFRGFETAGMGPRDLTTQDALGGNFYAVGTVELTVPNFLPDTYGIRTSLFADVGTLGVLDDRYTITSTGVLDPNIVDDLSLRAAAGVSIHWKSPMGPIRFDLSKILKGEDYDRTETFRFSTSTQFN, from the coding sequence ATGACCGATACGCGCGCTTTCGCAACCCTGGCCGCCCGTTCGCGGGCCCCGCTTTGCAGCGTGACCGCGCTCGTCGTCGCGGCGGGCCTGGCCACGACCGCCCAGGCCCAGACCGCGCCTCCGGCCCCGGCCATCTCGCCCCAGCCGCTGGCCGCCGCCCCCCAGGCCGCGCCCGCGCCGCGCCCGGCCGAGACCGGTGTGGTGAACCGCATTCTGGTCAATGGCAATCAACGGATCGACCAGACCACGGTCCTGTCCTACCTGCCGATCCAGCCGGGCGACACGGTCGATCCCGTCGTCCTGGACGTCGCTTTGCGCACCCTTCAGCGCACCCAGCTGTTCGCCGACATCCAGCTGGGCCTCCAGCCGAACGGCGATCTGGTCGTCTCGATCGTCGAGAACCCGATCATCAACCAGATCGTGTTCGAGGGTAACAGCGCCCTCAGCGAGAAGAAGCTGACCGAAGAGGTCACCCTGTCGCCGCGCGGCATCTACACCCGCGCCAAGGTTCAGGAGGACGTCGGCAAGATCATCGAGCTTTATCGCCTGTCGGGCCGGATCTCGGCGACCGTCTCGCCCAAGCTGGTTCAGCTGGAGCAGAACCGCGTCGACGTCATCTTCGAGATCGACGAGGGTCCCGAGACGGGCCTGCAAGCGATCACCTTCATGGGCAACACCGCCTATTCGGATTCCGAACTGCGCGAGGTCATGGTGTCCAAGGAGTCGGCTTGGTACCGGCTATTCAGCTCCAACGACAACTACGACCCCAACCGGCTGGACTACGACCGCGAGCAGCTGCGGAAATTCTACACCAACCGGGGCTACTACGACTTCCGCGTTGTGTCGGGTGTGGCCGAGCTGGTCCCCGACGACTCGGCTTTCGGCATCACCCTGACGGTGGATGAGGGCGACAAGTACAATTTCGGCGAGATCAGCGTCGTCACCGAGAACGACCGCCTGAACGCGGACTTCCTCAAGCTGCTGATCCCGATCAAGACCGGCGACCTGTACGAAAGCGACAAGATCGAAAGTTCGGTCGACGCCCTGACCTTCGCGGCGGGTTCGGCGGGCTATGCCTTCGTGGACATCCGGCCGACCTACCGGGCCAATCCCGAAACCAACCTTGTCGACGTCACCTTCAACATCTCCGAGGGCCAGCGCGTCTACATCGACCGCATCAACGTCGTCGGCAACAACCGCACCCTGGACTATGTCGTCCGGCGCGAACTGATGCTGACCGAGGGCGACGCCTTCAACCGCACCCTGGTCGAGCGGTCGCGCAACAACCTGCGGGCCCTGGGCTTCTTCAAGGACGTCGAGATCAAGGAAGAGCGCGGGTCGGCCCCCGATCGCTCGGTCGTCAACGTCACCGTGACCGAACAGCCGACCGGCGAACTGTCCGTCGGTGCCGGCTTCTCTTCTGCCGAGAGCTATACGATCAACCTGGGCATCACCGAGCGCAACTTCCGTGGCCGGGGCCAGAACGTCGTGGCCCGCGCCGAATGGGGCTCGCTGCGCCAGCAGATCGACTTCCGCTTCACCGAACCCAAATTCCTGGGCCGCGACGTGGGGGCGGGCTTCGACCTGTTCCACTCCCGCTATGACTTCCAGGAAGAGTCTTCGTTCGACTATCGCTCGACCGGTGCCGGCCTGCGTCTGTCCTTCCCGATCAACGGCTATACCCGGCTGTCGACCCGCTACTTCATCAAGGACGATGAGATCATCGTCCCGACCGGTTATTGCAACACCGGCGGCTCCGGCTCGCGCGCCCTGTGCGAACAGGTCGGCGCCTCGCTGAACTCCTCGGTCGGCTATACGATCGGCATCGATCGCCGTAACGACCCGATCCGCCCGACGCGCGGCTGGAGCGGCACCCTGCGTCAGGATCTGGCCGGCGTCGGCGGCGACGTGAACTACGTCAAGACCGAGGTCGAGGGCACCTACTACTACGGGATCACCCCCAGCTGGATCGTCTCGGTGGCGGGTTCGGCTGGCTATGTCGGCGGCTGGGCCGGCGACGCTGTGCGGATCAACGATCGCTTCTTCCGGGGCGGCAACACCTTCCGTGGCTTCGAGACGGCCGGCATGGGTCCGCGCGATCTGACGACCCAGGATGCGCTGGGTGGCAATTTCTACGCCGTGGGCACGGTCGAGCTGACAGTGCCGAACTTCCTGCCCGACACCTACGGCATCCGGACCTCGCTGTTCGCCGACGTCGGGACCCTGGGCGTGCTCGACGACCGCTACACCATCACCTCGACCGGCGTGCTGGACCCCAACATCGTCGATGACCTGTCGCTGCGTGCCGCCGCAGGCGTCAGCATCCACTGGAAGTCGCCGATGGGCCCCATCCGCTTCGACCTGTCCAAGATTCTCAAGGGCGAGGACTACGACCGCACCGAAACCTTCCGCTTCTCGACCTCCACCCAGTTCAACTAA
- the lpxD gene encoding UDP-3-O-(3-hydroxymyristoyl)glucosamine N-acyltransferase, giving the protein MPDPRFFETGPSLTVAELAGRIGAEVIRGGEVVISAVAPLASADAGALAFMADRRFAEALAGTRAGCVVVPQAMVEAAPTATAVLSSREAQASWARASGLFHQPRLIDGVSTPDEACEDASVVLEPGVVLGTGVRIGSGTRIGANTVIGTGVQIGRDCVIGANASIAFALIGDRVKLYAGARIGEAGFGAAGSSTGPVDIPQLGRVILQDGVTIGANTCIDRGAYDDTVVGENSKIDNLCMVGHNCVLGRNVLIAAQTGLSGSVTVGDNVLFGGQAGVGDHISIGDGARVAAGGGVLANVPAGETWSGYPARPLRQFLRETIWLSKQAGSKKRPRESEG; this is encoded by the coding sequence ATGCCCGATCCGCGCTTCTTCGAGACCGGCCCGTCCCTGACGGTCGCCGAACTCGCCGGCCGGATCGGCGCAGAGGTCATACGGGGCGGCGAGGTCGTGATCTCGGCCGTCGCCCCACTGGCCTCCGCAGACGCCGGGGCCCTGGCCTTCATGGCCGACCGCCGCTTCGCCGAAGCGCTCGCCGGCACCCGGGCCGGGTGCGTCGTGGTGCCTCAGGCCATGGTCGAGGCGGCACCGACCGCCACCGCCGTCCTGTCATCGCGTGAAGCCCAGGCCTCCTGGGCCCGCGCCTCAGGCCTGTTTCACCAGCCACGCCTGATCGACGGCGTTTCCACCCCCGACGAAGCCTGCGAAGACGCCTCCGTGGTGCTCGAACCCGGCGTCGTCCTCGGCACCGGCGTGCGTATCGGCAGCGGCACCCGTATCGGCGCCAACACGGTCATCGGCACGGGGGTCCAGATCGGCCGCGACTGCGTCATCGGGGCCAACGCGTCGATCGCCTTCGCCCTGATCGGTGACCGGGTGAAGCTCTATGCCGGCGCCCGCATCGGCGAGGCGGGCTTCGGCGCGGCCGGATCCAGCACCGGTCCCGTCGACATCCCCCAGCTTGGCCGCGTCATCCTCCAGGACGGCGTGACCATCGGGGCCAATACCTGCATCGACCGTGGTGCCTATGACGACACGGTGGTCGGCGAGAATTCCAAGATCGATAACCTGTGCATGGTCGGTCACAACTGCGTGCTGGGCCGCAATGTCCTGATCGCGGCGCAGACGGGCCTGTCGGGCTCGGTGACCGTCGGCGACAACGTCCTGTTCGGCGGCCAGGCCGGCGTCGGCGACCACATCAGTATCGGCGACGGTGCCCGCGTCGCGGCCGGTGGCGGGGTGCTGGCCAACGTTCCTGCCGGCGAAACCTGGTCCGGATATCCGGCCCGGCCCCTGCGTCAGTTCTTGCGCGAGACGATCTGGCTGTCCAAACAGGCCGGGAGCAAGAAGCGACCAAGGGAATCAGAGGGATGA